One region of Hoeflea sp. 108 genomic DNA includes:
- a CDS encoding COX15/CtaA family protein, whose product MTAMTNTAAPLAARSRDLRNRTLVRGWLYIVLLVLFALVMVGGATRMTGSGLSITEWKPIHGVIPPLNQAEWQEEFEKYQQIPQYEQVNKGMTVDEFKGIFWWEWAHRLLARGVGFLVAIPLVFFWLSGRLESRLKPKLVGLLALGGLQGAIGWWMVASGLSERVSVSQYRLAIHLTFACIIVIAVAYIARGLAVYSAKPADRRVQRFAGIMVLLVLFQIYLGALVAGLHAGLSYNTWPLMDGAIVPGDLLVIEPMWRNFFESPKTVQFVHRMFAYTLLVAAFWHTFATMRIAPQTTHARRAWVLALLVVGQAAIGVGTLLMQAHMHWALLHQGFALLVLIFATAHWRATKGAYPLENEVEFRT is encoded by the coding sequence ATGACCGCCATGACAAACACTGCCGCACCGCTTGCCGCTCGTAGCAGGGACCTGCGCAACCGCACGCTGGTGCGCGGCTGGCTCTACATAGTGCTCCTGGTGCTCTTCGCGCTCGTCATGGTCGGTGGCGCCACGCGCATGACTGGTTCAGGCCTGTCGATCACCGAGTGGAAGCCCATCCACGGCGTTATCCCGCCGCTCAACCAGGCCGAATGGCAGGAAGAGTTCGAGAAGTACCAGCAGATCCCGCAATACGAGCAGGTCAACAAGGGCATGACCGTCGACGAGTTCAAGGGCATCTTCTGGTGGGAATGGGCTCACCGCCTGCTGGCCCGCGGTGTGGGCTTCCTCGTCGCCATTCCGCTTGTTTTCTTCTGGCTGTCGGGCCGGCTTGAAAGCCGTCTCAAGCCCAAGCTCGTTGGGCTGCTCGCATTGGGCGGCCTGCAGGGCGCGATCGGCTGGTGGATGGTGGCGTCCGGCCTTTCGGAGCGCGTATCTGTCAGCCAGTATCGTCTGGCGATCCACCTGACCTTCGCTTGCATCATCGTCATTGCCGTCGCCTACATAGCGCGCGGGCTGGCGGTCTATTCGGCCAAGCCGGCAGACAGGCGCGTCCAACGCTTCGCAGGCATCATGGTGCTGCTGGTGCTGTTCCAGATCTATCTCGGCGCGCTGGTCGCCGGCCTGCATGCAGGCCTCAGCTACAACACGTGGCCGCTTATGGACGGCGCCATTGTCCCTGGCGACCTGCTCGTCATAGAACCGATGTGGCGCAATTTCTTCGAAAGCCCCAAAACGGTCCAGTTCGTGCATCGCATGTTCGCCTACACGCTGCTGGTTGCTGCCTTCTGGCATACGTTTGCCACCATGCGCATCGCGCCGCAGACAACCCATGCCCGCCGTGCCTGGGTGCTGGCGCTGCTGGTGGTGGGGCAGGCGGCCATCGGCGTCGGCACCTTGCTGATGCAGGCGCACATGCACTGGGCGCTGTTGCATCAGGGTTTTGCGCTTTTGGTGCTGATCTTCGCGACGGCGCACTGGCGCGCCACCAAGGGCGCCTATCCTCTCGAAAACGAAGTCGAGTTCAGAACCTAG
- a CDS encoding aminoglycoside phosphotransferase family protein — translation MDQAVFPAHWDVSDPELIAETFSSRIWKVLTANGEPVIVKALKPFDDVGDELRGAHYLDWRDGIGAVRLLGFEGQDMLLEYAGDRLLADELNEHGDRHATDIANEVMVRLFSPSDTPPPADLQPLRERYASLFGKANADRNAGAKGLYVEAATIAERLLSDPHDVRVLHGDLHHDNILLGARGWLAIDPKGLLGDPAFDAANLFYNPLDRHDLSLDPERIAYMAETFAKTLGQRPDAILDHAIAWGCLSSSWHAEDNNDKDEQSELAVVAAIRSVRSRF, via the coding sequence ATGGATCAGGCGGTCTTTCCTGCTCACTGGGACGTCAGCGACCCGGAACTGATCGCCGAAACGTTCTCCAGCCGCATCTGGAAGGTGCTGACGGCCAATGGCGAGCCGGTGATCGTCAAGGCGCTGAAGCCGTTCGACGATGTCGGCGACGAACTGCGCGGCGCGCATTATCTCGACTGGCGCGACGGCATCGGCGCGGTCCGGCTGCTCGGTTTCGAGGGGCAGGACATGCTGCTCGAATATGCCGGCGACCGGTTGCTGGCAGACGAATTGAACGAGCACGGCGACCGCCACGCTACGGACATTGCCAACGAGGTGATGGTGCGGCTGTTCTCGCCGTCCGATACCCCGCCGCCCGCCGACCTGCAGCCGCTGAGGGAGCGCTACGCCAGCCTGTTCGGCAAGGCCAATGCCGATCGCAATGCCGGGGCAAAAGGCCTCTATGTCGAGGCCGCAACGATTGCCGAGCGCCTGCTTTCAGATCCGCACGACGTGCGTGTTCTGCACGGCGACCTGCATCATGACAACATCCTGCTCGGCGCACGCGGCTGGCTTGCGATCGACCCCAAGGGCCTGCTCGGCGATCCCGCTTTCGACGCTGCGAACCTGTTTTACAATCCGCTTGACCGCCACGACCTCAGCCTCGATCCCGAGCGCATCGCCTACATGGCTGAGACATTCGCAAAAACGCTGGGCCAGCGCCCCGACGCCATTCTCGACCACGCAATTGCCTGGGGCTGCCTGTCGTCGTCCTGGCATGCCGAGGACAACAACGACAAGGACGAGCAGAGCGAACTCGCTGTCGTGGCGGCGATCCGTTCGGTGCGGTCTAGGTTCTGA
- the argC gene encoding N-acetyl-gamma-glutamyl-phosphate reductase, translating to MKPKIFIDGEHGTTGLQIRALLAGRNDLEVISVPVERRKDLAARKEFLNAADVAILCLPDDAAKESVALIENDTTRVIDASTAHRVAEGWTYGFPEMDAAQMKAIAVSKRVANPGCWPQGPIAGLRPLISAGLLPADLPVSVSGISGYSGGGRQMIEDYEAQGEESPEFLPYGLMLKHKHVPELRAYAKLAHDPIMQPAVGNFAQGMITVVPLQLGRLAKVPTGAQMHAALADHYAGLKGGVVEVAPLVDFERSGDIQPEIYNGTNKMKLYVSANDSRAQALLIAVYDNLGKGASGAAVQNLDLMLGLHH from the coding sequence ATGAAACCGAAAATCTTCATCGACGGCGAACACGGCACGACAGGTCTTCAGATCAGGGCGCTGCTTGCCGGACGAAACGACCTCGAAGTGATTTCGGTGCCTGTCGAGCGCCGCAAGGACCTGGCCGCGCGCAAGGAATTCCTCAACGCCGCCGACGTCGCGATCCTGTGCCTGCCTGACGATGCGGCCAAGGAGAGCGTGGCCTTGATCGAAAACGACACCACGCGCGTGATCGACGCATCCACGGCCCATCGCGTCGCCGAAGGCTGGACCTACGGCTTCCCCGAGATGGACGCTGCGCAGATGAAGGCGATCGCCGTCTCCAAGCGTGTCGCCAATCCCGGCTGCTGGCCACAGGGCCCGATCGCCGGCCTGCGCCCGCTGATTTCGGCCGGCCTGCTGCCGGCCGACTTGCCCGTCAGCGTCAGCGGCATTTCGGGCTATTCCGGCGGTGGCCGGCAGATGATCGAGGATTACGAAGCGCAGGGCGAGGAGTCGCCCGAGTTCCTGCCCTATGGGCTGATGCTCAAGCACAAGCACGTGCCGGAGCTGCGCGCCTACGCCAAGCTGGCGCATGACCCGATCATGCAGCCGGCCGTCGGCAACTTCGCCCAGGGCATGATCACCGTGGTGCCGCTGCAGCTCGGCCGCCTCGCCAAGGTGCCGACAGGTGCACAGATGCACGCAGCGCTGGCCGATCACTATGCCGGCCTGAAGGGCGGTGTGGTCGAGGTCGCGCCGCTGGTCGATTTCGAGCGCAGCGGCGACATCCAGCCCGAGATCTACAACGGCACCAACAAGATGAAGCTCTATGTCAGTGCCAATGACAGCCGCGCTCAGGCCTTGCTGATCGCCGTCTACGACAATCTCGGCAAAGGTGCCTCAGGGGCTGCGGTGCAGAACCTCGACCTGATGCTCGGCCTGCATCACTGA
- the speB gene encoding agmatinase: MPSSSIDHAFTARTQKGRSGDPTYAGALSFMRRKYSKNVAGADAVVWGIPFDAAVTNRPGARFGPQAIRRASAIFDCDPQYPFNRDLFEDLSVIDYGDCLLDSGNHQKTPGAIEREAAKILKSGAFLLTLGGDHFVTWPVLKAHAAIHGPMALVQFDAHQDTWPDDGKRIDHGSFVARAVKDGIIDPDRSIQIGIRTHAPDDCGIKILYGHDVEEMRAADIAYAIVERTGGRKTYVTFDIDCLDPAYAPGTGTPVAGGPSSAKILSVLRQLNQIDIVGADIVEVAPAYDHADITAIAGSTVAMHYLGLLAEKKARESA; this comes from the coding sequence ATGCCCTCTTCGTCGATCGATCACGCCTTCACCGCGCGAACCCAGAAGGGGCGCTCGGGTGATCCGACCTATGCAGGGGCATTGTCCTTCATGCGCCGCAAATATTCGAAGAACGTTGCTGGGGCCGACGCGGTCGTCTGGGGTATCCCCTTCGACGCAGCCGTTACCAACCGGCCGGGCGCGCGTTTCGGCCCGCAGGCCATCCGCCGCGCCTCGGCGATCTTCGACTGCGACCCGCAATACCCGTTCAACCGCGACCTGTTCGAAGACCTCTCGGTCATCGACTATGGCGATTGCCTGCTCGACAGCGGCAACCACCAGAAGACGCCTGGCGCCATCGAGCGCGAGGCCGCCAAGATCCTGAAGTCCGGCGCTTTCCTGCTGACGCTCGGCGGCGACCATTTCGTCACCTGGCCGGTCCTGAAGGCGCATGCGGCGATCCACGGCCCCATGGCGCTCGTGCAGTTCGACGCTCATCAGGACACCTGGCCTGACGACGGCAAGCGCATCGACCACGGCTCGTTCGTGGCGCGCGCGGTCAAGGACGGCATCATCGATCCCGACCGCTCTATCCAGATCGGCATCCGCACGCACGCGCCCGACGATTGCGGCATCAAGATCCTCTACGGCCACGATGTCGAGGAGATGCGCGCCGCCGACATCGCCTATGCCATCGTCGAACGCACTGGCGGCCGGAAGACCTACGTGACCTTCGACATCGACTGCCTCGACCCGGCCTATGCGCCCGGAACCGGCACGCCCGTGGCGGGCGGCCCATCCTCGGCCAAGATCCTCTCGGTGCTGCGCCAGCTGAACCAGATCGATATTGTCGGCGCCGACATCGTCGAGGTTGCACCGGCCTACGACCATGCCGATATTACGGCCATCGCCGGCTCGACTGTCGCCATGCACTATCTTGGCCTGCTGGCCGAAAAGAAGGCACGCGAAAGCGCCTGA
- a CDS encoding glycerophosphodiester phosphodiesterase family protein — protein MRAVLAGVVSFLLTLGLATPGHADTRVDQILERFENANQWRDHVMVVAHRAGGLQDGKRRFAENSIAALRDAISLGAEMVEIDIRRSSDGELVVMHDSWLDRTTDCKGEVLAYRMAELRKCRLVVEGTGAVTAEPVPTLQEYLAVAKGKILVNLDNKLETADLVDMVALARAMAMEAQVVVKANLWNAERVASVKAIMAKVGNGFQFMPVMADDAVRDPAFVEAAGKAFAASAVEMIAWRGDAVGMTDTGGPLFSARVKAASVRGNWHIWVDTHAIVNKPGGYLSGGRGDELAVAAGFPSEVFGFWAERGATMIQTDEPRAAINWLAANGYRVPYSDIEEPVASVVGQAVLPPTN, from the coding sequence ATGCGGGCAGTTCTGGCAGGCGTAGTCTCGTTCTTGCTGACCTTGGGGCTGGCGACACCGGGCCATGCCGACACTCGCGTCGACCAGATTCTCGAGCGCTTCGAAAATGCCAACCAGTGGCGCGACCACGTCATGGTTGTGGCCCACAGGGCCGGCGGCCTGCAGGACGGCAAACGCCGCTTCGCCGAGAACTCGATTGCCGCCTTGCGCGACGCGATCTCGCTGGGCGCCGAGATGGTCGAGATCGACATCAGGCGTTCAAGCGACGGCGAACTGGTCGTCATGCATGACAGCTGGCTCGACCGCACCACCGATTGTAAGGGCGAGGTGCTCGCCTACAGGATGGCTGAACTGAGGAAATGCCGCCTCGTCGTCGAAGGCACCGGAGCTGTCACCGCCGAGCCGGTGCCGACGCTGCAGGAGTATCTGGCGGTCGCCAAAGGCAAGATCCTGGTCAATCTCGACAACAAGCTCGAAACCGCCGACCTGGTCGACATGGTGGCGCTGGCGCGCGCCATGGCCATGGAAGCGCAGGTGGTGGTCAAGGCCAACCTCTGGAACGCCGAGCGGGTCGCCTCCGTCAAGGCGATCATGGCTAAGGTGGGAAATGGCTTTCAGTTCATGCCGGTCATGGCCGACGATGCCGTGCGCGATCCCGCCTTCGTCGAGGCGGCTGGCAAGGCCTTCGCCGCCAGCGCCGTGGAGATGATCGCCTGGCGCGGTGACGCAGTTGGTATGACGGACACCGGCGGCCCGTTGTTTTCGGCGCGCGTGAAGGCCGCGTCCGTCCGCGGCAACTGGCACATCTGGGTCGACACGCACGCCATCGTCAACAAGCCCGGTGGCTATCTCTCCGGCGGTCGCGGCGATGAACTGGCGGTGGCGGCAGGCTTTCCAAGCGAGGTCTTCGGCTTCTGGGCGGAGCGTGGTGCCACCATGATCCAGACCGACGAGCCCCGCGCTGCCATCAATTGGCTGGCCGCCAACGGCTATCGTGTGCCTTACTCCGATATCGAGGAGCCGGTCGCCTCGGTTGTGGGGCAGGCGGTGCTGCCGCCGACCAACTGA
- the rpsI gene encoding 30S ribosomal protein S9, producing MADLSSLAELGTVAAAQPAAPVHVQKLDKSGRAYATGKRKDAIARVWVKPGSGKIIVNGKEFAAYFARPVLQMILNQPIVAANRVGQYDIIATVVGGGLSGQAGAVRHGISKALTYYEPALRGVLKKGGFLTRDSRTVERKKYGKAKARRSFQFSKR from the coding sequence ATGGCTGATCTTTCCTCGCTCGCAGAGCTCGGCACCGTCGCCGCCGCCCAGCCGGCTGCTCCGGTCCACGTCCAGAAGCTCGACAAGAGCGGCCGCGCCTATGCCACCGGCAAGCGCAAGGACGCCATCGCCCGCGTCTGGGTGAAGCCCGGCTCCGGCAAGATCATCGTCAACGGCAAGGAATTCGCGGCATACTTTGCCCGTCCGGTGCTGCAGATGATCCTGAACCAGCCGATCGTCGCGGCCAACCGCGTCGGCCAGTACGACATCATCGCCACCGTTGTCGGCGGCGGTCTGTCGGGCCAGGCCGGTGCTGTTCGTCACGGCATCTCGAAAGCACTGACCTACTACGAGCCGGCGCTGCGCGGCGTGCTCAAGAAGGGCGGCTTCCTGACCCGCGACAGCCGTACGGTCGAGCGTAAGAAGTACGGTAAGGCCAAGGCCCGCCGTTCGTTCCAGTTCTCGAAGCGCTAA
- the rplM gene encoding 50S ribosomal protein L13, with the protein MATFSQKPADVVKKWVLIDAEGLVVGRLATIVANILRGKNKPTFTPHVDDGDNVIIINADKVVFTGKKYTDKVYYWHTGHPGGIKERTARQLIEGRFPERVLEKAVERMIPRGPLGRRQMKNLRVYAGAEHPHVAQQPETLDVGALNAKNKRA; encoded by the coding sequence ATGGCAACCTTTTCGCAGAAGCCTGCGGACGTGGTGAAGAAGTGGGTGCTGATCGACGCCGAGGGTCTCGTCGTCGGCCGTCTCGCCACCATCGTCGCCAACATCCTCCGCGGCAAGAACAAGCCCACCTTCACGCCTCACGTCGACGACGGTGACAATGTCATCATCATCAACGCCGACAAGGTCGTGTTCACCGGCAAGAAGTACACCGACAAGGTGTATTACTGGCACACCGGCCACCCCGGCGGCATCAAGGAGCGTACCGCTCGCCAGCTGATCGAGGGCCGTTTCCCCGAGCGCGTGCTCGAGAAGGCCGTCGAGCGCATGATCCCGCGCGGTCCGCTTGGCCGTCGCCAGATGAAGAATCTCCGCGTCTATGCAGGCGCAGAACATCCGCATGTCGCCCAGCAGCCCGAGACGCTCGACGTCGGCGCGCTGAACGCGAAGAACAAGAGGGCTTGA
- a CDS encoding helix-turn-helix domain-containing protein, producing MPVYDVYAKNCPTRMLLDHIADKWTALVLWKIAEGPVRFNQLRRDVEGISTKVLSQTLKRLGRDGLISREVFATVPVTVEYSITPLGQTLSDKISIIAEWAETNIEAVLAAQERFDKDTDDESAATAAGSARRGLIQAAGMR from the coding sequence ATGCCCGTCTATGACGTCTACGCCAAGAACTGCCCGACCAGGATGCTGCTCGACCACATCGCCGACAAATGGACAGCGCTGGTGCTGTGGAAGATCGCCGAAGGCCCGGTGCGCTTCAACCAGTTGCGCCGCGACGTCGAGGGCATTTCGACCAAGGTGCTGTCGCAAACACTGAAACGGCTCGGCCGCGACGGGCTGATTTCGCGCGAGGTCTTCGCCACCGTGCCGGTGACGGTGGAGTATTCGATCACACCGCTGGGCCAGACACTTTCCGACAAGATCTCGATCATCGCCGAATGGGCCGAAACCAACATCGAGGCAGTGCTGGCGGCCCAGGAACGCTTTGACAAGGACACTGACGACGAGTCAGCGGCCACCGCTGCCGGAAGCGCCAGGCGCGGCTTGATTCAGGCCGCCGGCATGCGGTAA
- a CDS encoding NAD(P)H-binding protein: MSEGKILVLAATGNVGALLVAELLRRGEKVKAASRHATPQLVAGAEVVQLDLADPHKLASALEGVDRIFALSPTGYLDPVGLLGPVVEAAAARNIKIVLQTALGVDASDAIPLRQLELKLERSGAPFVILRPNWFSDNFATYWANDLRRGEIRVPAGEGKTSFIDAVDVATAAAGALTTDRFDGKAFALTGPAAYGYADAAALLSEALGRPIRYSPVDDRSFVMEAVANGLTQGYAELLAAIFHPVAQGWTSSVTGDVELLAGRAPRSLKQSAGDIAARITAQVAA, from the coding sequence ATGTCTGAAGGAAAAATCCTGGTTCTGGCCGCAACCGGCAATGTCGGGGCGCTGCTGGTGGCCGAACTGCTGCGCAGGGGAGAGAAGGTGAAGGCTGCCAGCCGCCACGCCACGCCCCAACTCGTAGCTGGCGCCGAGGTCGTGCAACTCGATCTTGCCGACCCGCACAAGCTTGCTTCCGCCCTTGAAGGGGTAGACCGCATCTTTGCCCTGTCGCCGACCGGCTATCTCGATCCGGTCGGCCTGCTCGGGCCCGTGGTGGAAGCGGCAGCGGCGCGCAACATCAAGATCGTGTTGCAGACAGCGCTTGGTGTCGACGCAAGCGATGCCATCCCGCTCCGCCAGCTGGAGCTGAAGCTCGAGCGTTCCGGTGCGCCTTTTGTCATCCTGCGCCCCAACTGGTTCAGCGACAACTTCGCCACCTACTGGGCAAATGACCTGCGACGCGGCGAAATCCGCGTGCCGGCAGGCGAGGGCAAGACGAGCTTCATCGATGCCGTCGATGTTGCAACAGCCGCTGCCGGTGCGCTGACCACCGACCGTTTTGACGGCAAGGCCTTCGCGCTGACGGGGCCTGCGGCATACGGTTATGCCGACGCAGCGGCGCTCTTGTCCGAAGCCTTGGGGCGGCCGATCCGATATAGTCCCGTCGACGATCGCAGCTTCGTTATGGAAGCGGTCGCAAACGGCCTGACGCAAGGCTACGCCGAATTGTTGGCGGCGATCTTCCATCCGGTTGCGCAAGGATGGACGTCATCTGTCACCGGCGACGTCGAATTGCTAGCGGGCAGGGCGCCGCGGTCGCTGAAGCAGTCTGCCGGCGATATTGCCGCTCGCATCACGGCCCAGGTCGCAGCGTAA
- a CDS encoding PaaI family thioesterase: MPEQNGLKPVMTATEVNALLRSAYPQLNDQYDFYQVTEVFPGGCTVRLNADERHLRPGGTVSGPSLFTLADIGGYVCVLSHSGPDALSVTTNLNINFMRKAEAGPIDGHCRILKLGKSLMVFDIDIVAGPDRHTVAHATGTYSIPPKR, from the coding sequence ATGCCGGAACAGAACGGATTGAAGCCTGTGATGACCGCGACCGAGGTCAACGCGCTGTTGCGGAGCGCCTATCCCCAACTCAACGATCAATATGACTTCTACCAGGTGACCGAGGTGTTTCCGGGCGGCTGCACGGTGCGGCTCAATGCCGACGAGCGCCATCTCAGGCCCGGCGGCACGGTTTCGGGGCCGTCGCTGTTCACACTTGCCGACATCGGCGGCTATGTCTGCGTGCTCAGCCATTCCGGTCCCGACGCGTTGTCGGTGACGACCAATCTCAACATCAACTTCATGCGCAAGGCGGAAGCCGGGCCGATCGACGGCCATTGCCGTATTCTCAAGCTCGGCAAGAGCCTGATGGTGTTCGACATCGACATCGTCGCCGGACCCGACCGCCACACTGTGGCGCATGCAACAGGCACCTATTCGATCCCGCCGAAGCGCTGA
- a CDS encoding enoyl-CoA hydratase yields the protein MAEIVTLARTTSDGPVWSSLDKGVLRLVLANPPANALSLDTMAALQAQLDRARDDKAVRVIMLAASGKVFCAGHDLKEMTAHRKDTDHGRAFFELTMSRCSELMQSIVRHPKPVIAEVDGLATAAGLQLVASCDLAIATDQAAFCTPGVNIGLFCSTPMVALSRNVSRKQAMEMLLTGETIDATTARDFGLVNRVVPREYLNHIVGKYAQTIVSKSSLTLKLGKEAFYAQAEMGLAEAYDHAARVMVENMLAKDAEEGIGAFIEKRDPLWTGE from the coding sequence ATGGCAGAAATCGTCACCCTGGCGCGCACCACTTCCGACGGGCCTGTTTGGTCCAGCCTCGACAAGGGCGTGCTGCGCCTCGTGCTCGCCAACCCGCCTGCCAATGCCCTGTCGCTCGACACAATGGCTGCCCTTCAGGCCCAGCTCGACCGTGCTCGTGACGACAAGGCCGTGCGCGTCATCATGCTCGCGGCGTCGGGCAAGGTGTTCTGCGCCGGCCACGACCTCAAGGAGATGACAGCGCACCGCAAGGACACCGACCACGGCCGCGCCTTCTTCGAGCTGACCATGTCCAGATGCTCTGAGCTGATGCAGTCGATCGTTCGCCACCCCAAGCCGGTCATTGCTGAAGTCGACGGTCTCGCCACCGCCGCGGGCCTGCAGCTTGTCGCCAGCTGCGACCTTGCCATCGCCACCGATCAGGCCGCCTTCTGCACGCCGGGCGTCAACATCGGCCTGTTCTGCTCCACGCCGATGGTGGCGCTGTCACGCAACGTTTCGCGCAAGCAGGCGATGGAGATGCTGTTGACCGGCGAGACGATCGACGCGACCACCGCGCGCGATTTCGGCCTGGTCAATCGTGTCGTGCCACGCGAATACCTGAATCACATTGTCGGCAAATACGCCCAAACCATTGTTTCTAAATCGTCTTTGACGCTTAAGCTTGGCAAGGAAGCGTTCTATGCGCAAGCCGAGATGGGCCTTGCCGAGGCCTATGACCACGCGGCGCGCGTGATGGTCGAGAACATGCTGGCAAAGGACGCCGAGGAAGGAATCGGCGCCTTCATAGAAAAGCGTGATCCGCTCTGGACAGGAGAATAG
- a CDS encoding VOC family protein — translation MEPRISLVTLGVENLDRAVRFYEAMGLKRNQAITDGVAFFQMGGLVLGLWGHEHLADDAGIAAGKGSFSGVSLAYNTRSDTEVDEVLAAAEKAGGRIVKPAQRAFWGGWYGYFADTEGHLWEVAHNPDFHLADDGTISLP, via the coding sequence ATGGAACCAAGGATTTCGCTTGTCACCCTTGGCGTCGAGAACCTCGACCGCGCCGTGCGTTTCTATGAGGCGATGGGGCTCAAGCGGAACCAAGCCATAACCGATGGCGTCGCCTTCTTCCAGATGGGCGGGTTGGTGCTCGGACTGTGGGGTCACGAGCATCTGGCCGACGATGCCGGCATAGCTGCCGGCAAGGGCAGCTTTTCCGGTGTATCGCTCGCCTACAACACACGCTCCGACACCGAGGTCGACGAAGTCCTGGCCGCAGCCGAAAAGGCCGGCGGTCGCATCGTCAAGCCAGCCCAGCGCGCCTTCTGGGGCGGCTGGTACGGCTATTTCGCCGACACTGAAGGCCATCTCTGGGAGGTCGCCCACAATCCCGATTTCCACCTGGCCGACGACGGCACCATCTCGCTGCCGTGA
- a CDS encoding ferredoxin--NADP reductase, which produces MSNLTQQQVLSVHHWTDTLFSFTTTRDPSFRFENGQFAMIGLEVDGKPLLRAYSVVSPNYDETLEFLSIKVPDGPLTSRLQHLAVGDSIVVGRKATGTLLLANVRPGRNLYLFSTGTGLAPFMSLIRDPETFERYERVVLVHGCRQASELAYKEQITGEFPENEYFGALLSKKLIYYPTVTREPFRNRGRTTDLVRSGALFSDIGLPTMSPAEDRAMLCGSPAFIADMREILEGLGMSEGNNAAPGEYVVEKAFAERG; this is translated from the coding sequence ATGAGCAACCTTACCCAACAGCAAGTGCTGAGCGTGCATCATTGGACCGACACGCTGTTTTCTTTCACGACGACGCGCGATCCCTCGTTCCGTTTCGAGAACGGGCAGTTCGCGATGATCGGGCTGGAGGTTGACGGCAAGCCGCTGCTGCGCGCCTACAGCGTCGTCAGTCCCAACTACGACGAAACGCTCGAGTTCCTGTCGATCAAGGTTCCCGACGGCCCGCTGACCTCGCGGCTCCAGCATCTTGCTGTCGGCGACAGCATCGTGGTGGGACGCAAGGCTACGGGCACGCTTTTGCTCGCCAACGTGCGGCCTGGCCGCAATCTCTATCTGTTCAGCACCGGAACCGGCCTCGCTCCCTTCATGAGCCTGATCCGCGACCCCGAGACCTTCGAGCGCTACGAACGCGTCGTGCTCGTCCATGGCTGCCGACAGGCCAGCGAACTGGCCTATAAGGAGCAGATCACCGGCGAATTCCCCGAAAACGAATATTTCGGCGCGTTGCTGTCCAAGAAGCTGATCTATTATCCAACAGTCACCCGTGAGCCCTTCCGCAACCGCGGTCGCACGACGGACCTGGTTCGCTCCGGCGCGCTGTTCAGCGACATAGGCCTGCCGACGATGAGCCCGGCCGAAGATCGCGCCATGCTCTGCGGCAGCCCCGCCTTCATCGCCGACATGCGCGAGATCCTGGAAGGCCTCGGCATGAGCGAAGGCAACAATGCAGCCCCTGGCGAATATGTGGTCGAAAAGGCCTTCGCCGAGCGGGGCTAA
- a CDS encoding ABC transporter ATP-binding protein has translation MLEASRINAFYGGSHILHGVDLDVPALGRVAVIGRNGAGKSTLLKSIMNAGPTVSGEVRWEGQSIAGLPTFKRARLGLQLVPEDRRIYQHLSVRENIKMAAYATAPGRTPIPAQQIVDRFPMLQPIAERGGGQISGGQQQMVAIARAIACRPRLLLLDEPTEGLAPAIVEQLAVSVREMCEAEQAALLLCEQNIWFARQTTDTVLVMDTGRIAFRGSWQDFDADPDIKQRHLAV, from the coding sequence ATGCTTGAGGCAAGTCGCATCAACGCTTTCTATGGCGGCAGCCATATCCTGCACGGCGTCGATCTCGACGTCCCTGCTCTCGGCAGAGTGGCCGTCATCGGCCGCAACGGCGCAGGCAAGTCGACATTGCTGAAGTCGATCATGAACGCCGGCCCGACCGTCAGCGGCGAGGTTCGCTGGGAGGGCCAGTCGATTGCGGGCCTACCCACCTTCAAGCGGGCGCGGCTCGGGCTGCAGCTGGTGCCGGAGGACCGCCGCATCTACCAGCATCTCAGCGTGCGCGAGAACATCAAGATGGCCGCCTATGCCACGGCGCCAGGGCGCACGCCCATTCCGGCGCAGCAGATCGTCGACCGGTTTCCGATGCTGCAGCCGATCGCCGAACGCGGCGGCGGCCAGATCAGCGGCGGCCAGCAGCAGATGGTGGCGATTGCGCGGGCGATTGCCTGCCGGCCGCGCCTGCTGCTGCTCGACGAGCCGACCGAGGGGCTGGCCCCTGCCATCGTCGAGCAATTGGCGGTAAGCGTGCGCGAGATGTGCGAGGCCGAGCAGGCAGCACTGCTGCTCTGCGAGCAGAACATCTGGTTCGCGCGCCAGACCACCGACACCGTACTGGTGATGGACACCGGCCGCATCGCCTTCCGCGGCAGCTGGCAGGATTTCGACGCCGACCCCGATATCAAGCAGCGCCATTTGGCGGTCTAG